The genome window GGAGGGGCGAGAAACGTGAACGTCCCTCCCTAAAAAAGCTAACGGGCAGCGACTTGTTAGTGGGATATTTCTATGATAACCGGATGGTCGCTTAAAGTCAAGGGAAGATTCCGAACGTTGGTGAGCGTCTGTATGGGATTGGTGCCCACGGTGGGGTCGTAGATTTTTGCGGTAGGAACCGTTTTCTCAAACTGCACGCTCACCAAGCTTGTGCCCTCTATCTGTTCATCCCACACCACTAGATCGAAGGTGCCGTTGCTCTTTTGTAGCAGCATATCGTGTACCGTTGCCGGCTCGTTGGGAATGGCATAGGCGAGCCGGCCGGGGTCATGGAGGACGCCTTGATCGGCTAGGATCGTTGTCAGATTATGAAGATAGACGGCCGCTTTTCTGGGCGTGTAGTCCGGTCGGTAAAACCCAAACCTCTGATTCCCCGTCTCGTCTACCCTGTCGCGCAAGAGATAGACGGCAGTATAGCTCCAACCGCGCTTGAACTGGTCGAGATACATGGAAAGCAGGTTCAGGGCATGAACCTCCTCGGTGATCGCGCCTCCGATAAGGGCTCCCGTCTCTGTGGTGACTCGCGGTAGCGAAAGAAGCTGGGATTCGGTGTAGCCCGGATAGTGATGCGCCCATGTCAGGCCGTACTCCACATAGAGGCCGTCCACTTTACAGGCGGAGGTGGGGTCTGCGGCGTTCCACGTTTTGTTATCGGCCAGCCCCGGAGCGTTTGGATGGTAGATATAGTTGTGCACATTGGCGAAGTCGGCATATCTTGTGCCGGCAGGCATCAGGGTGTTGGCTCCTGGGGGAATCGTAAGGAACTGCAGCCCCACGTTATCCGTTTCCGCTCCGTTTTCAGAGATAGACCAGACAGGGTAGTGTTTCAATAAGGGGTCCTTTTTTACGGCTTGGTAGAGGTCTCTTTGAAGTTTCGCTACCGGCAGCCACGAGAGATTTCTGCCACCCTCCTGTCCCTGATAGGTGATTCCCCAGTTGTTCGGTTCATTAGGCCCTTCAAAGGCTAATAGGGCCCCGGCTTTTGCAAGCTGTTCTCCGGTGATAAGGAGCTTTTTAATGTCGGTGCCACCGCTGCCGAGCCCCCAACTATAGCGCACGCCGGTCTGTTGATGAAGATAGATCAGTTTATCGAGGGGAGGATTGCCCTCGATGCCGCTGCGTATCCATCGAACACCGAGATACCGCACACACTCTATGGTCTTATCGAGAATTTCACCGCGTTGACAGATGGCTGAGTTAACCCCAATGGAGTTTAGAAAGTCGCTATCGCGCTTTGCCTGGACGCTCGCGGCCCATGCATCGCCTATAGGTGGTAAAAGAGCGGCGAGAGTACAGGAGGCAACGACAAGGCTGCGAAAAAACCGACAGAAAGCTTGCACGGGCATGTTTTGTCTGTTCTCCTTTTTTGATACAGCTTCATGTTATTTCGCGCTGCGAGATGCGAATCCTGCCTAGGTAAGAAAGTTCAACAAAGGGTAACAAAGTGAGTGTTGATGGCGCCAAAAGGCGGTAGGGTTGACAAAAGGAGGCTGTTTATAGTAAACTGCCCGCCAACATCCGGCATTCGGCCGGATGTTTGTTGCAGCCACACGCGAGGCGGCTCTTATGTCGCTTCCAGTGGCACGCAGATAAGGCATCCGAACGGTGTTCGGGCCATCGGAAAATCCTACAGAAAGGAGGGACAGGTTCTTGGCGACTTCTTCGCCTGTCCGTCGCATCTCCGCGATCGGGGTCATGGCACTCGCCATCGGTGTGGGCGCCACACGGCCAGGAGACGCGACACCGCGACAAACGGATACTACCACGAGCGCACCTCAAACCTCACAGACGCTCACGAAAACGGTGACGCTCAGGGAACCGATCCCCTATCCCACCCTCAGGAAGCCGACCTCTCTGCTGCGAAGCGGTACCAGTCGTATTTTGCGTGGTGGAGTGAAAGGCGAAAAAGAGGTGACCTACCGTATCTGGCTTCGGCCAGACGGCACCGAAATAAAAAGGATTCGCCTCTCAGAGCGTATCCTTAAAAAGCCCGTGCCGGAAGTTGTTCAGGTAGGCATAGCCGCCAAACTTGCCTCACGCGGCTACTTTTCCGGTAGGCGCGTTCTCATTATGAACGCCACCTACTACTACCCTCATGAGGGCAGCGCTACTGGGCGCGCCAGCACCGGCATTAAATGTGGGTACGGTGTGGTGGCCGTAGACCCTCACTACATTCCCTTAGGCACACGTCTCTATATTGAGGGATACGGTTACGCCATCGCTGCCGATGTCGGCAGCGCTATCAAGGGCAACCGAATCGATCTCTGTATCGACTCGTTGCACAATATCGCCCACATTCGAGACATGCACCACGTGCGCGTCCACATCCTAAACTGAGAAAATAGGGTCGTCGGGGCCGAAATGGCTGATGACCATCCGGCAGCAGTCCCGGCGACTTCTCCCTAATGCATCCAGAAGATTTTCAGCCTACCTCGCTCAACGTCCTTCGAGCTTGGCTACGCGAGCACCGCATTCATCCTAGTAAGCGGTTAGGGCAGAACTTTCTTTTCGATCGCAACACGTTGCAGCGCATTCTCCTCGTCGCCGATCTGCGGCCCGAGGAGCCGGTGCTCGAAATCGGCGCCGGTTTTGGGGCATTGACCCAAGCCCTAGCCGAACAGGGCGCAAGGGTGACCGCCATCGAGGTCGATTCACGGCTTA of Chthonomonas calidirosea T49 contains these proteins:
- a CDS encoding 3D domain-containing protein; amino-acid sequence: MATSSPVRRISAIGVMALAIGVGATRPGDATPRQTDTTTSAPQTSQTLTKTVTLREPIPYPTLRKPTSLLRSGTSRILRGGVKGEKEVTYRIWLRPDGTEIKRIRLSERILKKPVPEVVQVGIAAKLASRGYFSGRRVLIMNATYYYPHEGSATGRASTGIKCGYGVVAVDPHYIPLGTRLYIEGYGYAIAADVGSAIKGNRIDLCIDSLHNIAHIRDMHHVRVHILN